In the Gemmatimonadota bacterium genome, one interval contains:
- a CDS encoding Gfo/Idh/MocA family oxidoreductase, producing MSPSRRTFLQQSTRAVTGAALSTVLPSVAWGAARRRVAPSDQLNFAIIGANGMGWSDARSILKIDGMNCVALADVDRSVLASRAKDLAGMGKRTPALHEDYRRLLDDRAIDAVIVATPDHWHCLATVDALSAGKHVYVEKPIANTIEECQVMQAAARRYGRVVQVGQWQRSGPHYAEAIAHVRSGALGRVRVVKVWAYQGWMKPVPVRADGVAPDGVNYERWLGPAPLRPFNANRFHFNFRWFWDYAGGLMTDWGVHEIDIALYAMNVTAPRSVVASGGKFAYPDDASETPDTLQAVFEYDGFTMLWEHATGIDGGPYGRTEGIAFIGNNGTLVVNRGGWEVLPEWVTEGGTRKAKVPAVPLQSNRGDILDLHTRNFVAAIKANDPSILACGIDTGSVAAINAQMGNIAFKTGRKVHWDASANRFRDDAEANALMRARYRDGYVLPTA from the coding sequence GTGAGTCCGTCTCGTCGCACGTTCCTCCAGCAGTCGACCCGGGCGGTCACCGGTGCCGCACTCTCGACGGTCCTCCCATCCGTAGCGTGGGGCGCCGCGCGTCGACGGGTGGCGCCCTCGGACCAACTCAACTTCGCGATCATCGGCGCGAACGGGATGGGGTGGTCCGACGCACGTTCGATCCTCAAGATCGACGGGATGAACTGCGTAGCCCTTGCCGACGTCGACCGCAGCGTGCTGGCCAGTCGCGCGAAGGATCTCGCCGGGATGGGGAAGCGAACGCCCGCGCTACACGAGGACTATCGTCGGCTGCTCGACGATCGCGCGATCGATGCCGTGATCGTCGCGACCCCCGATCATTGGCACTGTCTCGCGACGGTCGATGCGTTGAGTGCGGGGAAGCACGTCTACGTCGAGAAGCCGATTGCCAACACGATCGAAGAGTGTCAGGTGATGCAGGCGGCGGCGCGACGGTATGGTCGCGTGGTGCAGGTGGGGCAGTGGCAGCGCAGCGGGCCGCACTACGCCGAGGCGATCGCGCACGTGCGCTCGGGCGCGCTGGGGCGCGTGCGGGTGGTGAAGGTGTGGGCGTACCAGGGGTGGATGAAACCGGTGCCGGTGCGCGCCGATGGGGTTGCGCCTGACGGAGTGAATTACGAGCGATGGCTCGGTCCCGCCCCGCTTCGTCCGTTCAACGCCAACCGCTTCCACTTCAACTTCCGCTGGTTCTGGGACTACGCCGGCGGGTTGATGACCGACTGGGGGGTGCACGAGATCGACATCGCGCTCTACGCGATGAACGTCACGGCGCCCAGGTCGGTGGTGGCGTCGGGGGGAAAATTCGCGTATCCGGACGACGCCTCGGAAACCCCCGACACGCTGCAGGCCGTCTTCGAGTACGACGGCTTCACCATGCTTTGGGAGCACGCCACCGGGATCGACGGCGGGCCGTACGGCCGGACGGAGGGGATCGCCTTCATCGGCAACAACGGGACGCTCGTGGTCAACCGTGGTGGATGGGAGGTGCTCCCCGAGTGGGTCACCGAAGGCGGGACGCGCAAGGCGAAGGTGCCGGCGGTTCCCCTGCAATCGAACCGTGGCGATATCCTCGACCTGCACACGCGCAACTTCGTCGCGGCGATCAAGGCGAACGACCCGTCGATCCTGGCGTGTGGCATCGACACGGGGAGCGTGGCGGCCATCAACGCCCAGATGGGGAACATTGCGTTCAAGACCGGGCGCAAGGTGCACTGGGACGCCTCGGCGAACCGTTTCCGCGACGATGCCGAGGCCAACGCCCTGATGCGTGCGCGCTATCGCGACGGGTACGTGCTCCCGACCGCCTGA